The Sulfolobus islandicus Y.N.15.51 sequence AATATATTGTCTTATCACATGATTCTTTGAGCAGAAGATCATGAGAAGCAAAAATTATTGTACCGCTATACTCCCTTATCATATCCTTGACCGCTTTAGAATTTTCTATATCTAAATTAGATGTAGGCTCGTCAAGTAGTAGTAATTTGGCCTCGGCAGAGAAGGCTAAAGCTAATTTAAATAACCTTCTCTGACCAGAACTTAGTTGGTAAGATTTCTTATAAAGAGGTAGATCGAATTTATTAATTAGCTCCTCTGTTTTATTTATATTAAAATCCCTTAATGACGTTATGAACTCTAAGTTTTCCTTTAAACTAGCATTTTCTAGAAATATTAAATACTCCTCTAGCATGTACATTTCACTTTTTCTTAGCTCTACAGTTGGATTCTTATTAAATACCCTTACGTATCCAGAATCTGGATTTAACACGCCATA is a genomic window containing:
- a CDS encoding ATP-binding cassette domain-containing protein, which translates into the protein MSEIVKVDVFKKFKNFELKVNFSVNEGEKVLIQGPNGSGKTTLLYLIYGVLNPDSGYVRVFNKNPTVELRKSEMYMLEEYLIFLENASLKENLEFITSLRDFNINKTEELINKFDLPLYKKSYQLSSGQRRLFKLALAFSAEAKLLLLDEPTSNLDIENSKAVKDMIREYSGTIIFASHDLLLKESCDKTIYLRTGKIERIEIK